In the genome of Polaribacter sp. MED152, one region contains:
- the pfkA gene encoding 6-phosphofructokinase has product MSKIKKIGVMTSGGDSPGMNAAIRSVVRTCAFYKIECAGIYRGYQGMIEGDFISLDARSVKGIINKGGTFLKSARSNEFRTKEGRQKAYDALTAADIDALVVIGGDGTFTGALIFNQEFNFPVMGIPGTIDNDITGTSHTLGYDTTLNTVVDVIDKIRDTASSHNRLFFVEVMGRDVGHIALNAGVGAGAEEILIPEEDLGLDRLLESLKRSKESGKSSSIVVVAEGDKIGKNVFELKDYVEENLPEYEVRVSVLGHMQRGGSPSCFDRVLASRMGVKAVESLLEGQSNLMVGLLNEKMAVTPLDKAIKGQSKINKELIRVSDIMST; this is encoded by the coding sequence ATGAGTAAAATAAAGAAAATAGGAGTAATGACTTCTGGAGGCGATTCTCCAGGTATGAACGCTGCAATTCGTTCAGTGGTAAGAACTTGTGCATTTTATAAAATTGAATGTGCAGGTATTTATAGAGGTTACCAAGGTATGATTGAAGGAGATTTTATTTCTTTAGATGCAAGAAGCGTAAAAGGCATAATTAATAAAGGAGGTACTTTTTTAAAGTCGGCCAGATCTAACGAGTTTAGAACTAAAGAAGGTAGACAAAAAGCTTACGATGCTTTAACAGCTGCTGACATAGATGCACTTGTTGTAATTGGTGGAGATGGTACTTTTACAGGGGCACTAATTTTTAATCAAGAATTTAATTTTCCAGTAATGGGTATTCCAGGTACTATTGATAATGATATTACAGGAACTAGCCATACTTTAGGATATGATACTACATTAAATACAGTTGTAGATGTAATTGATAAAATTAGAGATACAGCTTCTTCTCACAATAGATTATTCTTTGTAGAGGTAATGGGTAGAGATGTTGGTCATATTGCATTAAATGCAGGAGTAGGTGCAGGTGCTGAAGAAATTTTAATACCAGAAGAAGATCTTGGTTTAGATCGTTTATTAGAATCTTTAAAACGAAGTAAAGAATCTGGTAAATCTTCTAGTATTGTAGTTGTTGCAGAAGGAGATAAGATTGGTAAAAACGTATTTGAACTTAAAGATTATGTAGAAGAAAATCTACCTGAATATGAAGTTCGAGTATCAGTTTTAGGTCACATGCAAAGAGGTGGTTCACCTTCTTGTTTTGATAGAGTTCTTGCAAGTAGAATGGGTGTTAAAGCTGTAGAAAGTTTATTGGAAGGTCAATCTAATTTAATGGTGGGTCTGTTAAACGAAAAAATGGCAGTAACTCCATTAGACAAAGCAATTAAAGGTCAATCAAAAATAAATAAAGAATTAATAAGAGTGTCAGACATTATGTCTACATAA
- a CDS encoding Rid family detoxifying hydrolase, which translates to MKKIISTTKAPAPIGPYNQAVLSGNTLYTSGQIAIDAETGELVLDSIEAETKKVMENMKAVLEAAEMTFENVVKSSIFISDMNNFSEINKVYAQYFDEETAPARETVEVANLPKFVNVEISMIAIK; encoded by the coding sequence ATGAAAAAAATAATATCAACTACAAAAGCTCCTGCTCCTATTGGACCTTATAATCAAGCAGTTTTAAGCGGAAATACTTTGTACACTTCTGGTCAAATTGCTATTGATGCAGAAACTGGTGAATTAGTCTTAGATTCAATAGAAGCTGAAACTAAAAAGGTGATGGAAAATATGAAAGCAGTTTTAGAAGCTGCAGAAATGACATTTGAGAATGTTGTAAAATCATCAATTTTTATTTCTGACATGAATAACTTTAGTGAAATAAATAAGGTTTATGCTCAATATTTTGATGAAGAAACTGCACCTGCAAGAGAAACAGTTGAAGTAGCAAATTTACCCAAATTCGTTAATGTAGAAATTAGTATGATTGCTATTAAGTGA
- the gap gene encoding type I glyceraldehyde-3-phosphate dehydrogenase: protein MIKIGINGFGRIGRLAFRSAVKRDNVQVVAINDLLEVDYLAYMLKYDSVHGAFDGTVEVKDGKLVVNGNEIRISAERNPADLKWNEVGAEYVLECTGIFKSLEQANLHIQGGAKKVAISAPSGDAPMFVMGVNHTKLQASDTIFSNASCTTNCLAPIAKVLNDKFGIAEGLMTTVHAATATQNTVDGPSVKDWRGGRAAIHNIIPSSTGAAKAVGKVIPELNGKLTGMAFRVPTMDVSVVDLTVKLEKGATYEEVKAAMKSASENEMEGVLGYTEELVVSQDFVGETRTSVFDANAGIALNDNFVKVVSWYDNEIGYSTKLVDLVEYSASL, encoded by the coding sequence ATGATAAAAATAGGAATTAACGGATTTGGAAGAATAGGTAGATTAGCATTTAGATCTGCAGTAAAAAGAGATAACGTACAAGTTGTAGCAATTAATGATTTATTAGAAGTAGATTATTTAGCTTATATGTTAAAATACGATTCAGTGCATGGAGCATTTGATGGAACTGTAGAGGTTAAAGATGGTAAATTAGTTGTTAACGGAAACGAAATTAGAATTTCTGCAGAAAGAAACCCTGCTGATTTAAAATGGAATGAAGTTGGAGCTGAGTATGTTTTAGAATGTACTGGTATTTTCAAAAGTTTAGAACAAGCAAATTTACACATTCAAGGTGGAGCTAAAAAAGTAGCAATTTCTGCACCTTCAGGTGATGCACCAATGTTTGTAATGGGTGTAAACCATACAAAATTACAAGCTTCAGATACAATCTTTTCTAACGCATCTTGTACTACAAACTGTTTAGCACCAATTGCAAAAGTATTAAATGATAAATTTGGAATTGCGGAAGGTTTAATGACAACTGTACATGCAGCAACTGCAACTCAAAATACTGTTGATGGACCATCTGTAAAAGATTGGAGAGGTGGTAGAGCAGCAATTCACAATATTATTCCTTCTTCTACAGGAGCTGCAAAAGCAGTAGGTAAAGTAATTCCTGAATTAAATGGTAAGTTAACTGGTATGGCATTTAGAGTACCAACTATGGATGTTTCTGTAGTAGATTTAACTGTAAAATTAGAAAAAGGTGCTACTTACGAAGAAGTAAAAGCAGCTATGAAATCAGCTTCAGAAAATGAAATGGAAGGAGTTTTAGGATATACTGAAGAGTTAGTAGTTTCTCAAGATTTTGTTGGTGAAACTCGTACTTCTGTATTTGATGCAAATGCAGGTATTGCCTTAAATGATAACTTTGTAAAAGTTGTTTCTTGGTATGATAATGAAATTGGTTATTCAACTAAATTAGTAGACTTAGTAGAATATTCTGCTTCTCTATAA